The Legionella lansingensis DNA window GCACCTAGCTGATAACAATAATTCATTTTTTCTTGACCACTAGTGCTTGTAATGACCCTTGCTCCAAATGATTTGGCAACTTGTGTGACTGCAGCACCGATACTGCCGGCTGCTCCCTGAATATAGATGGTTTCGTTCTTTTTAAGTTTTGCCTCGCGCTCCAAACCTAATAGAGCGGTAAAAAAAGAATGTAAGACAATGATTGCTGTAAGAGGATCAACGTTCCTGGGTAAATGAAAGAGGGTATCTTCAGATGCTGCGACATACTCTGCAAACGTTCCTTGCCGCCCATGGATCCCTTGGCAATTGGACCAAACATAATCTCCGGGTTTAAAATCGGTTACTCGTTCTCCTATTTGTACGACTTCACCACACAAGTCACGACCAATAATAAAAGGCTTAGGGAGAGGCTGCGGGTATTTTCCTGAACGAATATAACAATCTACATGATTTACAGTGGTATAAATAACTTTTACCAATACTTCGCTTGGTGCAAGCATGGGAAGAGGTAAGTCACCGATTAGGATGTTCTCACTTCCTCCGACGTGTTCGATGTATGCAGCCTTCATTATTTCTTCCTCTATAAATAACACAGCTCTTACTAATTTTAGATGAAGCTGAATGGATTGATTTTCAAATCATCATAAACCTGCTCCCCAAAGAACCTCCTCCTTTTTCCCCAGAAATGGGGAGAAGGTGCCCCAAAGGGCGGATGAGGGGGCTGGTTCGAGGTTCTTATTTGATGTTTCTCTCAAGGGCTAGGTTGCTTTGTAGGACAAAATTTGCATGGTTTGAGTGAGATAAGTCACCTATACTTATAATAGGAGGGGTGTATTTGGGAGAAAAATCATGGAACTAAGTATTTTTTTAGCCCAAGTCGTCGGTTGGTACTTTGTGATAGCGAGTCTTTGCACTTTGCTAAGGCTTGATGCTACAAAAGCTATTATGGAGGATATTTTAGCGCAACGAGCATTGTTATTTTTCATTGCCATTGTGACTTTGATTTTAGGTTTAATGATGGTCGTAAGTCATAATGTTTGGGTAATGGGTTGGCCGGTGATTATTACTATCATTGGTTGGCTAGTGCTCATAGGGGGGATTGTTCGATTATTCTGCCCCGACACAATAATGAAGATTTGGCAATGGTGGTTGAGGAATCCAACTTATTTGATAGTCGTTACGGTGATATCTCTTCTAATCGGCGTTTATTTACTTTATAGGGCTTATTTCGGTTAATTGCAGTTAAGCAAGCAGAAAAAATCGGTGCCAATACTAGGTGCACGGGGAAGTATACGCCTTGAAATCTCTTCATACAACGAAAAGACTTCAAGACGTCATAAAAAAGCTCTTCAATTTTAGAAGTAAAGCTTACTTACTAAGGCCTCCAAAATTGACGTTATTTGACGTCATCCGGTTAGTTTTTAGTTTTTATTCTTCCACTTTGACTTCAATACGTTTTTCCAGGCCTACTTTTTTCTTAGGTATAGTTATTTCCAGTACGCCGTGTTTACATTTTGCGCGAATTTTGCTCTCATCAGCTGTTTCTGGCAAACTGAAGCGGCGATAAAATTGCCCTTCAGAACGTTCTATACGAGAGTAATTTCCCTTGGTTTCTTTTTTTTCAAAATGCCGTTCACCTTGAATGGTTAGGATATTATTTTCAAGGGAAACGTGCATATCCTCTTTCTTTACTCCTGGTATATCAGCGAGTACCAGAAAATGATCTTTTTCTTCTTTAATATCAACTGCAGGAGCCCACGCACCTGTATCAACAAATGAGTAATCTTCAGGATGACTCTTGAAAAAGCTCTCTAACAAATTATTAAAATCCCTAGTCAAAGTACCTAAGTCTCTGGTCAATGGGAACTCACGTTTGATAAGGTTCATTTTTTTCCTCCTGTTATTAATTTCCATAATCTATGCCATGG harbors:
- a CDS encoding NADPH:quinone reductase gives rise to the protein MKAAYIEHVGGSENILIGDLPLPMLAPSEVLVKVIYTTVNHVDCYIRSGKYPQPLPKPFIIGRDLCGEVVQIGERVTDFKPGDYVWSNCQGIHGRQGTFAEYVAASEDTLFHLPRNVDPLTAIIVLHSFFTALLGLEREAKLKKNETIYIQGAAGSIGAAVTQVAKSFGARVITSTSGQEKMNYCYQLGADEVLDYREDLKAILMQLAPQGIDVFWNTSRIHDFKQSLPLLAHKGRYILMAGAGMEAILPIGELYTRDASIRGFAITNATLDEMKLTAPKINTLLEQTSPHKIAKTLTLKEARQAHEMMETDELWGKIVIKIG
- a CDS encoding Hsp20/alpha crystallin family protein, with amino-acid sequence MEINNRRKKMNLIKREFPLTRDLGTLTRDFNNLLESFFKSHPEDYSFVDTGAWAPAVDIKEEKDHFLVLADIPGVKKEDMHVSLENNILTIQGERHFEKKETKGNYSRIERSEGQFYRRFSLPETADESKIRAKCKHGVLEITIPKKKVGLEKRIEVKVEE